The nucleotide window GGTTTCTCTTCCGGCAGTTGGAAGTAAAAGAATTCTGCTTCTTTGGCCTTAAGGGctttttggactttttggaagttttcaacTGTGTCGAATTGAAGTTTAAGCATGCTTCCAGATAATTTGACGGAAAAGTCTTTTATTTGGAGATCTGTGGAGATCCagcgggaaaatttttgaatatccgATATATCGCTAAGGAATAGGGGCCTCGGTTTTACCATGTGGAATTCGGTTTCTGTTTCTTTAGTGAAGGTTTGGAATTGGTTTTGGGTGATCACTGCACCTGGTGTGATTACATTTTTGGGTAGGGAGGCTGGTTGAATTGATAGCAAAACATCAACATAACCTACAAGATTCTAACGCTTACACTGTTGCCGTTGTGTGattacaatttaatttcaatgaaatttttattatctcttggggattttcaattttaaggttccttgcattttaaattataaaaattgcaacaatGGTTATTTAAAAACAGATCTTCTTAATGACATTTTCGGAGTTGTGAGACTGTGAATTTTGTCACATGAGACAACATTGTTACCGTTTCTGAAGCTGATTGGCTAGTCGCTTCCCGCTTCAAATGAACAATAATATTTATGCGGGAGTACCAACACCGGAAATTTTTCTCAGGTAGAACATTTTTACCTTATTAATTTAGGTTGTGGAATTAAGTCAttgatttcataaaattttaaatttgtgatTGATTGAAGCGTGGCTAACGTGAATTCATGGAGAAGATCTAACGATTTCCTAATTCCTAAGAGAAGCATATTTCTCTTTCTGATGGTACCCATGATGGGGCATCTGCTATcgacaaattcaaatttttggcgggAGTGACGATGAGCGCTAATCAAAGACACAGTGCTGCTGCACTAGTAACAAAGTGAATCACATTTAGGAAAACGGAACGAGCGCGATTATGTACAGCGTTTCCAAAACTGTGCAACTTCCTCTTCCTTTTAAAAGACTCAATAAGTGgacagtattaaaatttgcacagttgcacaatagaccactagacacggtacgaatttaagcattctgatacatgtttcttaaccagaatttcacgtagaacacgattcgcgcaacgaaaattattgaaaccaactccttacggagatattaacacttttatttcacattggttacgaggcaGTTCGCTATGATAAGCGGTCCGACTCGGTCGATGTTGATCAAGCGGCTCCCTTATCAACTACATTAATCTTCATTGTGTTCCAACGTTTGTGAGTGATATGCCGGGCGGTGGCAggaaacccctccccccctccggcATAATCCACGTCGGAGTGCTGTGTCTATAAACGTGAACAATCCGCCCAACTCAAGTTCCTCAAATCTAAACGACTGGCTGGAAATACCAAAGAAACctcccacatagcacagaatattgatataatactacaatagtactgacacgtcagtagtgtcagtatttataaaatgctgatgtatcctgatttaatattatatcaagactatgccagtatttattagttactgatttggagctgtcaaaatattgttacagtattggccgaaaaggttgatttcatatggaaatcagggttatgacaaggtcatcagaacACTGCAGGACACCGACAATATGTATGCATTACTACCTTAACACTGACACGTCTGTACACTCAgcgcactctgtcaagtagatatgaaagttcagacgatggtcgtcattttcatagtactacacatgtattacatttgaaacatgaattacacaagtatacaagtattgaatattataaaccacttacttgatgtcctgcgacgtttagtagcgtaaaatacccggacgcTCTCAGGTGGATTTGAACCCGAACCGTGGAATTCCTAGCTCAGTATTCTGCCATTGagccacagggagctgatggtgTTTCGGGTTAaaaacatagagtacaatagagtcgcaaagtactggatcgccgatgaagtcacttttcgaggctgttttgtccagttctccggagactagtgtgcggcgactagcgatgacgcatacgcagagactcgcgctcagcgctccccactcccgacagtcccgactcggctccgttcgtcggctagacacacactgaaccagctaaaataagtaggccggtaataagtctgaaattgagtccatatatgaatattatctcggagtaacatacattaatggattcattatggctttgaatatctatttcaagcaaaatttgcacaaattaataccgatggaattaaaaaaagtcgaaaaaacacaagcagtcgctgatttctccataagccaccgtgtaaaaaaatgccggttggttcacacttggtataagtcagaaattaaattcctatatgaattttatccaggagtaatatacatcaatggattcattatgactttgactatctaattatagcaaaatttgcacaaattaatatcgatgaaattaaaaaatgtcgaaaaaacacggacagtcgttgcttttcccgtaagccgccgtgataagaaatgccggttggttcacacttggtataagtcagaaattaaatcccaatatgaatattatccaggagtaatatacatcaatggattcattatggctttgactacctttaaatagcaaaatttgcaaaaattaatgctgattgaattatgaaatacctaaaaaacacaagcagttcttgatttctccataagccgccgtgttacaaaatgccgttgggttcgcaaatggttcactattttcggagcacacgcggctcggaaacgcctgttcatggattggcttcatcgccgctccagtactttgcgactctattgtactctatggttaaaaatcacgcctgttaaggctgttatagcatgcatagcatcagtgcgcggctcgactttcatcataactttgattaacaccgtgttttcttaggcttccttttcttcctatatttgtttttcattttttcgtgttaatttcttctcgtgttattttttttttttacctcgtcagcattgactcaatactgttgtttgatatattaattgaaggtatcagtgttatattcatgctgacgcggtataccttttaaccgacaatcttaatatcatactgcattagtgttggtgatatcatgtcaacatccaacaatatgtatcagtattgacataagattctgtgctatgtgggctGTCCGTCTTCCCCATCATACTGATCAAGATTGGGAAATCAGGTGTAGAATCTATGAAGTGCAAAAGAAATCTAAGGAAAATCAATTGGAAATATTATCCTCTGAAACTTTAGATTCAGATATGGATACGAATAATATACCGTCATCGCAAAGTGTTTCAACGTCGCAAAACCAATTTGTGTCAACGCAAAAtaaattctcaattttaaatgaacTTTCTAATAAAGAGTCAGAAGACATTAAACCACcacatattttcattaaaatcagtGCATCTTGTGCGGACCACTCAGCATTAACTGCGTTTTTAAAATCAGCAAACATTTCTGTCAATGAATTTATGATTCAACTcttaaataaaaatcaaatcaaattatcACTCTCGAAAATTAACCATTATGACGAATCACTCTTTTACGTGAAAAATCTATAGAATTCtattcttaccaaaaaaccCAAGATCGTCCTTATCGTGTCGTGTTACGCGGTCTTCCCATTTCAACTCCCGGCCCCCTCATAGCCGAATTTCTTAAAAAACACGGTCATGAACCTGTTCGTATTCACTTGTTAAAACATTGGAAAACAAAAGAACCCATCCCACTTCGAGAAATAGACCTAAAAAAAGCGCCCTctaataagtttattttataaaCATTAAATCTTTCTTCTGTGAaaatcaacatttcaaaattacttttgaaTCCCCTCGACCAAAAAAATACGTGATCCAATGCCTAAACTGCCAAAAATATGGTCATTCACGCAATTTTTGTGCCCTTAAATCTATCTGTGTCAAATGCGGTCAACCACATAAATCAGAACTTTGTGACAAACCTAAAGAGGCCCCGTGCTCTATGCGGTATTACTGGACATACTGCAAACTACAGAGGATGCTCTATCTCTCAAGCAATCAGGAAAAAACGTCTCGTGGACAAGAAACCAATTTTCTGGAACCATCAACCAGTCCCTCAAAATCAACCTGGCCCAAAATATCAGTCTGGCAAATCATATGCAGCCGCTACAGCTTCCAAAGGAGAAGCATTAAACACTCCAACACCGGATATCATCAATCTCTTATCTCAATCTCAAGCTCAAATTAATCAATTAGTtaaccaaatttcaaatctatGTTCTCTTTTAACTCAATTTCTCTCGGCACACATTCGCTCTTGAAAAGCCTGTTCCcctttattaatttacttaagACGTAAAGTCTTATAAATAAATCCTCACGCCTCCAAATGTTCCGTTAAACGGACATTAAAGGAGAAACGGTTtgtttttgacggaaaaccCGTCATAAACGCAAccttaaaaaatggaaccaTTGTTAGCCAATGAATAACTAGGTTCTACTTTCCACCTGTTCATCTTAGGTTGGTAACTAATAGATTAAAACTAGTTTACTTAGAATATATATAGACTAAGAATTAAATCTAAACTTTTTAAAGACGAAAAGTCTAAAAGTCTACATGTACAATTGTTATATTTTATTTgtgcaaataaataataaaaaaaaaaattggttacgaggaatttgaactgcccgctcacaagaaactcaaagctctacgtgagtcaaagcgcgcactacaacgatttcagcaagcttctcaatcaagcaatgttcatttcccaccatgtgtttttcaaactataagtaatttgctatagctgagccaaagcgtcaagattgaggttgccagatttttttatcgcagagacgttcatgataacgtttagagcgcgatgtgaatcacgtagagcattgagttttcatgagcgggtgatttCAATTCACGCACAAGAATCATCAGATATCTtcagaaggagttgatttcggtaattttcgttgtgcgcatcgtgttttatgtgaaattttggtgaagaaacatgaatTAGAATGccgaaattcgtaccttgtctagtggtccatcgaCAATTCTTTGGTGGGAAGCAGATAACATTTGCTATTCTCTGAAATTGTTTACATTATTCTCAGGAAGCAAcattttacaacattgtaatcgcgctggttcctttttactaaaCGCGattctttattatttattttgtacctCTTTTGATGGAGATCACATTATTGTGTACATCAGATTACGCCTTTATAAGGCGACCGTTTTGAATGAAGATTGATGGGAAAAATTTTGCTAGGTACATGAATTCCGTTTTGGTCTATATGCTACTTGAAGAGTGGCTGTGGATTCTAACTTATAAAATGGGACTAATGCTTCATTTGCCTTCCTTTATGTCCGTCTGATTTAATACCTCTTTTCGagatcaaactttttttttctctctcttacaACAAATCTTTCATCTTTAAGATTGAACAGAAGCACTTTATAAGTTCGCAAATCTCTTCCTTGTTAAAATACTTGCAAGGGAAGAAGGTATTTCGTTGACATACCTCCGTTATTAGAATTCATGCCAAATAGGTTTATGCACTTTGGCATTGTGACAGAAGATCAGCTGTCTTCGGTATATCATTGAATGTAAATACAAAAATCAAGATACCGGATCCTATGTTGCACTTTTAGAGTGCGTAATCTTACTTTTCATAGACTctaattttcttgtaatttctcctatttttccaaACAACCTTGATAATTTATGAATTTATTTATGTAACCAAGATTCTTAATTAAAAGAGCTCTAACCACGGCTGGATAGAAGAacctaaaattggaaaatttgtaaattttttatgaacttGCCGTGCTCtatgaaaaattttttttttttaaaatgtaccatcactgaaaaaaaaaaaaatgattttgatttggcattctggatgtaaaaaaaagtgtgtgagaacagcagttactttagcaatgccaagacgTAAAACTAATTGCTGTGGtaggtaattcagcattttaaaaGTTCTGGCACACTTTTTATCATCCAGAATGCtagatggacgtatttttaccaaacggaactatgttcattatgacgtgagttctgttatgcatatattcttatgggtctcaggactcatgtctcaatgcacatagttctgtttggcagaaatatatcAAAATCAACTTCACTAATTTTGCGTTGTGATACTTCATCGCCAGCATTGGCTAGTGGTTCATAGGAAGCTAGAattccttccaaattttgtatttttttgacAGATTTCTTAAAAGGGACTCTCAGTAATGaaacaaaatcaaaatcaacCGAAATAGTTTATTCTTATAAATACACTAGGAGCAACATTTAAACTTTAACAAAacttaaaactaaaataaataaacgatCTATTAACTAGATTCATCATCAGTAACTTCTTCGACAAGAGGTACCTCCATATGTTCTCTAATGGCATTGTTCAGTCTAAGCTTGAGCCCAGCTTTTTGTTGAGTTGAACTATCAACATTGTACCTAAGAGGAATGTACTTGCGctcattatttaatttattgatcTTTTCCACCGCCAGGTGCGGAATCATTATATGAAAATTCCTATACTCGCTTGCGCTAGTCTCTAAGTCTGATTTGGGGGTTTTGGACCCTTCATTTTCACCCTTTGAATTTGTATGAGTGCCTAGGAAAGAGGTGGGTAGGTACCTCAGCCTCCGCGTGGTGCGGTCTGATTTTTGGTTGGAggaattattttgacttgattCAGTTATAAACGGGGAAAATGCGAGCCTTGCATACTTTTCTGCttgctctaaaaattgaatcagCCGTTGTGGTAAATACTGTACAGTTAAGGCAGAGTAAGATCTCTCTGAGGACACAGGAATCTGTGTAAATTTGGTACTATTTGTCCGCCAATGTTGCCAGGATTCGGTCGCTCCAATTGACGGAGGATTCAAATCTTGCTGCGGCATCCAACCTGAGTCATTGACTTTGATGCCTCGAGCGCGGATCATCGGGGCTTTGGTGGACGTTGCCTTCAAGATAGGCTCTTTGATTTCCGCCCTGGCAGTTGTCACGTTGCGGTGTAAGAACGCATCACTCTCACCATCTATCACAAATTCATACGGTCGGTCCGGTTTTAAATTAATCGATTTCTCTACATAATTCTCACTACTACTAttgtcatttttcaatgagtaaCTGGAACTTAGTGGTATACTAGGTTGTGTAACAGCGGAGGGCGCAGAGGCTGTAGAACCTCCCGTAGAGTTTAGAACTTTATCTTTCGCAACGCTGGAAAGTGTTACGATGTTGTTCACTGTTGACTCGGTGGTGCCATTTTGCAACAGCTCTGGTTCAGAGGTTGTAAAATTTTTGGTCGTATTATTGTTGGAGTCAGTGTATTCTGCTTGCAAGAAGCCGCGTCCACTGTTTTCAGGGTCATACTTTCTGAGAGAGTCAATGCTGTTCCCTGGATTTCCAATCTCTGCGTAATCAATGACAGGCTTCCATTCTACATTGTAGTAATTGGATTCTGcgttttctaatttgtttttgtCCGACTCCCTCTCTGAGCTTGAATTTCCTGTGAGAACTTCATCGCCAATCTGTATCACTTGAGTAAGAGGtctgtatttttcaaaagagtTGTTGTAGCTGTTGGCAATAATGTTATTGTTGgtatcctgaaaaataaaaagaaaagactaGATCAATAAAAGATTATGAAAGTTTctttcatcgaaattttgatGTACAGTTTCTATAGGATATACAATTGTTTAGCAAAACTATCTGGAATATTCACaagtaaaaatacgaaattagaaaaaaaatgtctttcagTTAAAATGTTCTTCTGTAGGTAAGTGCTGGATATGTGTtagttttctttccttttttcttttttttctgaggcACAGTAAGTACGcaatagaaaaatattttatttttatacagcaATAATCTCCTAAAACTAAGACATCCTCAGCCTGAACATTTTGGGACTGGACCTCCAGTGTTTTCCTTTCACCTGTTTCATCATTATCAAAGTGTACCTATGGGGGACTGGCTGGGGCTGTCCATAAATGAAAAGTATGAAGATAAGAGAGGTCTTCAATAGAGTTACTCTTACTTACAGAGAAGGACATAAAATGCACTTCAAcaggggaaagaaaaaaaaatcaggaaaatagcTAGACAGTTAAGAAATTTATGGACAGATTTAAAGTTCATAGTGAGACTATATCTTGTGAACAGATATTGAGAATGTCATGCTGCGACTTTCGTGAATCATTAAAAGAGGGCCCTGACATAAAACTGGAATTGTATTACTCAAATTTAGATTTTGCAAAGTCTACAAATTCTATGGATGATTAATGAAGTGATTGATAAAATCTTATATTCATGGATCCTGGCTgtattttgacagatttttaaGAAGATTTCAATTGCACATTTTGcaaatataatgaaaaaaaggCAAGTGATGTACCTGCTGTAGTTTGGGAGCTATGCTTATACAAGAATAAAATGTGGAAGAGATTATTACAGGGGTTTGTAATTGTGCTAAGATTTGCACTTAAAATTCTGACAACTGTTGAAAAATAGGAACCATGTACTTACATTATTTGCTTGCCAGACTTCATCTGAAATTACGGAGTTGCATTCACCGGATAGTAATGGCAGGACGATGCCAATGCCCGATTCCAAAACTAAATCTTTTTTGCACACAgacaaactggaaaaaaaagcaacaCAATTTAAGATGAATGAAATGACAGCAACTTGGATAAAATTCAAATCCACTCAGGCGACGTCGATTAGGCTGGGTAAATGTAGATGATTGGATCAAATCTTAATTTGGGTAGTCAATGAaatatttgggggggggggaagagggAATCCGATGATAATAAACACCATTGCGAATGATGTGAGACAATATTATAATTTGATATGCCcgcataaaaataaaactcagCATTTTTACTGCTATAATGGTGATTTTTCTCACTAAGTTctaaggaaattttaatttgaaaactgTTCTTTACTGAATGTCTTGAATTGTTCGTGAAAAATGCCGAAAGTGTAACCTTCCACatcgaaaaattgcaattcctcCTATATGAAAGTattggggggaaaaaatgataaaCCTCTTTCTTAGAAACTCTTAGatacctaataattttttttccccgaagAAACAAGATTCTCtttgtatttttccaaaattttaaagcagttGACCAATTTGTGCTGTTCCAAATAAACCTACTACATCTTTACCTGACACTGTAATTTTTGCTCTTAGTGCATCCtttaatattttgataattgaatatttttcatccaccaGATACATATACAAAACATTCCGCTTATTTCAAGACCGAGCCTGGATGATATCTATTACACTCATAATTAATACCGACTTTAAGATTAATTATAAGCGAAATAGATCAAAGTAATCCAACTTTTAATGAACTGTAACATCTCAACAGCCTTTTCTCAGTGTTATCTATTAAAAAGGAGGATATAGTAATTGAATATTTATTCAGAACAATATGCACACCTTTTCCCAAATGTATCAGTGAGTGTGACTTTATCAATACTCCATCTTGGGAGTCCACTTGATAACCAGCCGCTGTATGCTATGTAAAGAACTTGGACCGCTCGAAATTCTTGAAGTGCAGGGTGAGGAACGATAATACGGCTTACGGTTCTTCCAGCTAGAAGTTCTTCATCCTCTTTTCTGCATTAAAAGAAACAAACGTTAGGAATTACACACATGATTGTAAAGGGGTTACATGataagaggggggaggggggtatcTAGAATTCTTGTATTCAGTAGGTAGGTA belongs to Bemisia tabaci chromosome 6, PGI_BMITA_v3 and includes:
- the LOC109036788 gene encoding uncharacterized protein; the protein is MTSRCAPTSLLIICFQVIIMCIGWSCGSQWASPAQEALDEVNDARIFKAVLDSVTEYYKKQKHHRHRRAESKICYQSVGCFQESGPYGYIDMLPSSPQEVNTRFLLYNSRKGRRGDTPLLDVSFGNMSSVWDWAGKAFNISAPTKVIVHGFGSSCANVWVYEMRSALMTVEDCNVICVDWENGATIPNYVRAAANTRLVGKQVAMLVEGLHTKLKLPIDNVHMIGFSLGAHVAGFAGAELKNLSRITGLDPAGPLFESQDPRARLDSTDAKFVDVIHSNGENLILGGLGSWQPMGHVDFYPNGGRMQKGCTNLFVGAVTDILWSASEVYGRSLCNHRRAYKFFTDSVSPRCHFPAVACESYDKYLKGECFTCKDETECGNMGYYADKSNGRGTLYLLTREEEPFCAHQYLVKIETTPITPPAISFGKIQVTLIGDLELNETFTITQKEDEELLAGRTVSRIIVPHPALQEFRAVQVLYIAYSGWLSSGLPRWSIDKVTLTDTFGKSLSVCKKDLVLESGIGIVLPLLSGECNSVISDEVWQANNDTNNNIIANSYNNSFEKYRPLTQVIQIGDEVLTGNSSSERESDKNKLENAESNYYNVEWKPVIDYAEIGNPGNSIDSLRKYDPENSGRGFLQAEYTDSNNNTTKNFTTSEPELLQNGTTESTVNNIVTLSSVAKDKVLNSTGGSTASAPSAVTQPSIPLSSSYSLKNDNSSSENYVEKSINLKPDRPYEFVIDGESDAFLHRNVTTARAEIKEPILKATSTKAPMIRARGIKVNDSGWMPQQDLNPPSIGATESWQHWRTNSTKFTQIPVSSERSYSALTVQYLPQRLIQFLEQAEKYARLAFSPFITESSQNNSSNQKSDRTTRRLRYLPTSFLGTHTNSKGENEGSKTPKSDLETSASEYRNFHIMIPHLAVEKINKLNNERKYIPLRYNVDSSTQQKAGLKLRLNNAIREHMEVPLVEEVTDDESS